One Fusarium oxysporum f. sp. lycopersici 4287 chromosome 8, whole genome shotgun sequence genomic region harbors:
- a CDS encoding membrane protein → MGVIGLTASGLVGALHSYILVLEMFLWTKPRGRKAFRLTPEFAEQTKTMAANQGLYNGFLSAGLIWSLLHPNPEFSKQLQIFFNGCVLVAGAYGGLTANKKILYIQAAPAALSLGLVLLDM, encoded by the coding sequence ATGGGCGTCATCGGACTCACTGCCAGCGGCCTCGTCGGCGCTTTGCACAGCTACATCCTGGTTCTGGAGATGTTTCTTTGGACGAAGCCTCGTGGAAGAAAGGCTTTCAGACTCACACCCGAATTCGCTGAGCAGACCAAGACAATGGCTGCCAACCAGGGCCTCTACAACGGCTTCTTGTCCGCTGGACTGATTTGGTCGCTTCTTCACCCGAATCCTGAGTTCTCGAAGCAGCTtcagatcttcttcaacggcTGTGTCTTGGTTGCGGGTGCATATGGCGGTCTCAccgccaacaagaagattcTCTATATCCAAGCCGCTCCCGCGGCTCTTTCTCTTGGACTTGTTCTGTTGGATATGTAG
- a CDS encoding hypothetical protein (At least one base has a quality score < 10), with translation MASRMGPRSVKDATRFTSTIPHATSKAAQRTPRIPGETPEQRVRRLRQAHLAAQHASISKTDKFIDASRRIFDVAHRWTVGSIVVFTVVAAVVSGYSVWDMIRYNRARRAEWVEAQKLLEADELAMARLAYIKGGATEEQILLVEEANQAAEARGEKLPPLLEAPSHRTHFEEHIKPTFKENTEENVTKPSSGKGVLGIFSGVLGGGEKKEESTQGLQDYQTQSVESGAVKVRLEEAMAAERERQQNGGPLDRLGVEPPAGSIPSKSWWKFW, from the exons ATGGCTTCCAGGATGGGTCCCCGGAGCGTAAAGGACGCAACACGATTTACGTCCACAATCCCCCACGCAACATCGAAGGCCGCGCAGAGAACACCACGCATCCCAGGCGAAACACCCGAGCAGCGAGTGAGGAGACTGCGACAGGCTCATCTTGCTGCTCAGCATGCCAGCATTAGCAAGACGGATAAGTTTATCGATGCTTCGAGGAGAATCTTCGATGTAGCGCATCGTTGGACGGTGGGAAGCATTGTGGTGTTCACAG TTGTTGCAGCTGTTGTCTCCGGATACTCTGTCTGGGATATGATTCGTTACAACCGAGCCCGCCGAGCCGAATGGGTCGAGGCCCAGAAGCTACTTGAAGCCGATGAGCTTGCTATGGCACGTCTCGCCTACATCAAGGGCGGAGCTACAGAGGAACAGATCCTTCTCGTCGAGGAAGCCAACCAAGCTGCCGAGGCAAGAGGCGAGAAGCTACCACCTTTGCTCGAGGCACCTTCACACCGCACACATTTTGAAGAACACATCAAGCCCACATTTAAAGAAAACACAGAGGAGAATGTTACAAAGCCATCAAGTGGGAAGGGTGTACTAGGGATTTTCTCTGGTGTGCTAGGCGgcggagagaagaaggaggagtcAACACAAGGCCTCCAGGATTATCAGACACAGTCAGTCGAGTCGGGAGCTGTCAAGGTGAGGTTGGAGGAGGCGATGGCAGCAGAGCGGGAGCGTCAACAAAATGGAGGCCCCCTAGACAGGCTAGGTGTTGAGCCGCCTGCAGGCTCAATTCCTAGCAAGTCTTGGTGGAAGTTCTGGTGA
- a CDS encoding aminopeptidase, giving the protein MKNSLISSMRRALCLPFSAPTPAPAAPPGRSALTKPGGYDADLPMIRRTFHSGPLPRISSRARASTYGSAPSITTPYQPLHRSQLHYFLSSTFTTASSSRSVLTQPLHNSKVSSLVPRQQQRNCSCRRAMYRNGNDVASASLDIRRGREVLPKNVKPLHYDLTLEPNFETFKYEGTVIIDFDVVEDSTSIALNTVEIDIHETLVEANGATISSSPTLDYNKDTQTTTVTFDKTIPAGQKARLTQRFTGTLNDDMAGFYRSSYKDEDGNTKYLATTQFEATDARRAFPCLDEPALKATFTVTLIADKDLVCLGNMDVASEKEVDSKVTGKKRKAITYNKTPIMSTYLLAFVIGDLKNYETNNFRVPIRVWCTPDQDLDHAVFSAELAARTLEFYEQQFGSQYPLPKMDMVAVPDFAAGAMENWGLITYRVVDLLLDEKTSSAVTKKRVAEVVQHELAHQWFGNLVTMDFWDGLWLKEGFATWMSWYSSNAFYPEWRIWEGYVTEDLRSALGLDSLRSSHPIEVPVKRADEVNQIFDAISYEKGSCVLRMISKYLGEDVFLKGIRIYLDRHAYSNTETTDLWAALSEASGKDVERVADIWTKKVGYPVVAVTEDEGKGTIHVKQNRFLRTADVKPEEDEVLYPVFLNLRTKDGIQEDLALNTREADFKVPDFDFYKINSGHSGIYRTSYTSERLQKLGQNAKAGLLGVEDRAGMIADAGALAAAGYQKTSGLLSLLQEFDSEDEFIVWDEITLRVGSLRDAWIFEDDDVNEALKTFQRDLVSKKANEIGWDISDKDDFTAQRMKALMFGKAAIVEDEPTKKAAFDLFEKFINGDRDAVQPNLRPSVFAVVVTYGGEKEYNDILKEYETAKQSSERNTALRSLGFAKDAALIKRTLEYTLSDNVKTQDIYMPLSGLRAHKEGILALWGWVKDNWDVLTKRLPPGMSLLGDMVAISTSSLTQKDQISDVKTFFEQKGTKGFDLELAQSLDSMTAKQNWLARDKEDVKEWLRKNKYL; this is encoded by the coding sequence ATGAAGAATTCATTGATATCTTCAATGCGGCGGGCTCTTTGCCTGCCGTTCAGTGCTCCTACTCCTGCTCCCGCTGCTCCTCCAGGTCGTTCAGCGCTGACGAAGCCCGGAGGTTACGATGCCGACCTGCCGATGATCCGTCGCACCTTCCATTCAGGACCCCTCCCCCGCATCAGCTCAAGAGCTAGAGCCTCAACTTACGGGTCAGCTCCTTCTATAACAACACCATATCAACCTCTTCACCGCTCTCAATTACATTACTTTCTCTCCTCTACCTTTACcacagcttcttcctctcgaTCGGTTCTCACTCAACCTCTCCACAACTCAAAAGTCTCTTCTCTCGTCCCTCGTCAGCAGCAGCGTAACTGCTCTTGTCGACGAGCCATGTATCGCAACGGAAACGATGTCGCTAGCGCGAGTCTCGACATTCGTCGTGGACGCGAAGTGCTTCCCAAAAATGTCAAGCCTCTGCACTACGATCTCACCCTCGAGCCAAACTTCGAGACCTTCAAGTATGAAGGTACCGTCATTATCGACTTCGATGTCGTCGAAGATTCAACCTCTATTGCCCTGAACACGGTCGAAATTGATATCCACGAGACACTTGTTGAAGCCAATGGTGCCACTATTAGCTCCTCGCCTACCCTCGATTACAACAAGGATACCCAAACCACCACCGTTACCTTCGATAAGACGATTCCCGCTGGCCAAAAGGCGAGGTTGACTCAACGTTTCACCGGTACTCTCAACGATGACATGGCAGGTTTCTACAGGTCATCATACAAGGACGAAGATGGCAACACCAAATACCTTGCTACCACCCAGTTCGAGGCCACCGATGCTCGCCGCGCATTCCCTTGCCTGGACGAGCCAGCTCTGAAAGCGACATTCACCGTAACACTCATTGCTGACAAGGATCTGGTATGCTTGGGTAACATGGATGTCGCTTCTGAGAAAGAAGTCGACTCCAAGGTTACAGgcaagaagcgcaaggccaTTACCTATAACAAGACTCCCATCATGTCTACCTACCTTCTGGCTTTCGTCATTGGTGACCTCAAGAACTACGAGACCAACAACTTTCGAGTCCCTATCCGAGTATGGTGTACTCCCGATCAAGACCTTGACCATGCCGTCTTTTCCGCCGAGCTAGCTGCTCGAACACTCGAGTTCTACGAGCAGCAATTTGGCAGCCAATATCCTCTTCCCAAGATGGACATGGTTGCTGTGCCTGACTTTGCTGCTGGAGCCATGGAGAACTGGGGTCTCATCACATATCGAGTCGTTGATCTTCTATTGGATGAAAAGACCAGCAGCGCCGTCACCAAGAAGCGCGTGGCCGAGGTCGTTCAACATGAACTGGCTCATCAATGGTTCGGCAACTTGGTCACAATGGACTTCTGGGATGGCCTGTGGCTCAAGGAAGGTTTTGCAACATGGATGTCTTGGTATTCTTCTAACGCCTTCTACCCCGAGTGGAGGATTTGGGAGGGTTATGTTACTGAGGATCTCCGATCTGCCCTCGGTCTCGACTCTCTGCGCAGCTCTCACCCTATTGAAGTGCCTGTCAAGCGTGCTGATGAGGTCAACCAAATCTTCGATGCTATCTCATATGAGAAGGGTTCTTGTGTCCTGCGCATGATCTCAAAATACTTGGGCGAGGACGTCTTTCTGAAGGGTATCCGAATCTACCTCGATAGACATGCATACAGCAACACTGAGACCACAGACCTTTGGGCCGCTCTCAGTGAGGCCAGTGGTAAGGATGTTGAGCGCGTTGCTGACATCTGGACCAAGAAGGTCGGTTACCCAGTCGTAGCAGTCACAGAAGACGAAGGCAAGGGCACAATCCATGTCAAGCAGAACCGGTTCCTTAGAACGGCCGAtgtcaagcctgaggaggatgaagtccTTTACCCCGTCTTCCTCAACCTTCGAACTAAGGACGGTATCCAGGAAGATCTGGCACTCAACACACGTGAGGCCGACTTCAAGGTGCCTGACTTTGACTTCTACAAGATCAACTCTGGCCATTCTGGTATCTACCGTACATCTTATACTAGCGAGCGACTTCAAAAGCTTGGTCAAAACGCCAAGGCGGGTCTCTTGGGTGTTGAAGATAGGGCCGGAATGATTGCAGATGCCGGTGCCCTTGCCGCTGCTGGTTACCAGAAGACATCTGGCTTGCTGTCGCTCCTCCAAGAATTTGACTCCGAAGACGAGTTCATTGTCTGGGATGAGATCACTCTCCGTGTCGGATCTCTCCGTGATGCTTGGatctttgaagatgatgatgtcaATGAGGCTCTCAAGACTTTCCAGAGGGATCTGGTCAGCAAGAAGGCTAACGAGATCGGTTGGGATATTTCTGACAAGGATGACTTCACTGCCCAAAGAATGAAGGCCCTTATGTTCGGCAAGGCCGCCATTGTCGAGGACGAGCCTACCAAGAAGGCCGCTTTCGACTTGTTCGAGAAGTTCATCAATGGTGATCGAGATGCCGTACAGCCCAACTTGCGACCTAGTGTTTTCGCTGTTGTGGTTACATATGGAGGCGAGAAGGAGTATAATGATATTTTGAAAGAATATGAGACTGCCAAGCAAAGCAGTGAGCGAAACACTGCTCTCCGGTCACTTGGTTTTGCAAAGGATGCTGCTCTTATCAAGCGAACTCTGGAGTACACTCTGAGCGATAATGTCAAGACCCAGGATATCTACATGCCTCTCAGCGGTCTCCGCGCTCACAAGGAGGGTATCTTGGCTCTTTGGGGATGGGTCAAGGACAACTGGGACGTTCTCACCAAGCGACTCCCACCTGGCATGTCACTCCTTGGCGATATGGTCGCCATTTCTACAAGCTCTCTCACACAGAAGGACCAGATTTCCGATGTGAAGACTTTCTTTGAGCAGAAGGGCACCAAGGGATTCGACCTTGAGCTGGCCCAGAGTCTTGATTCTATGACCGCCAAGCAAAACTGGCTCGCAAGGGATAAGGAGGATGTCAAGGAGTGGCTACGCAAGAATAAATACCTGTAA
- a CDS encoding hypothetical protein (At least one base has a quality score < 10), which produces MFAVQHAGFDQRKRVREEEELANANGMSFSEHRNKRIQCLPLRAYPRTTQQWQSDAPMPAPSFAPHDHLQPEIRQWSSSTNMTSQSHGDTDMDMMQTYQPQHHEQGRLGVMHQESDNANGRLPTPIQPSFAAQVRGQQAVTTPNGVANLGHQNTGFGDDQSVPRTMAGGWQAIQNERRLPSPISEGDDSMACQPITPTGMQFDASAHGFVTPGMEHPNVTVEPSPPHDVEHPMMDVESHCSGNSVDGDGDPTTPSPRRGHIRSRHTVNNWTWQPGMKKSFSIGYRADCEKCRLKVPGHFNHIIVS; this is translated from the exons ATGTTTGCCGTTCAGCATGCTGGTTTCGATCAGCGGAAGCGAGTCcgtgaagaggaagaactCGCGAATGCTAACGGCATGAGCTTCAGCGAGCACCGCAAC AAACGTATCCAGTGCCTTCCACTCCGTGCATATCCTAGAACGACGCAACAATGGCAATCTGATGCGCCCATGCCAGCCCCGAGCTTCGCCCCCCACGATCATCTTCAGCCAGAAATTCGACAATGGTCATCGTCGACGAACATGACATCACAGTCTCATGGAGACACCGACATGGATATGATGCAGACATATCAACCCCAACATCACGAACAGGGCCGACTTGGGGTGATGCACCAAGAATCTGACAACGCAAACGGGCGCCTGCCCACGCCTATTCAGCCTAGCTTTGCTGCACAGGTTCGAGGTCAGCAGGCTGTGACAACTCCTAACGGTGTTGCAAACCTAGGTCACCAAAACACCGGCTTTGGTGATGATCAGAGTGTCCCTCGCACAATGGCCGGAGGATGGCAAGCCATCCAGAATGAACGACGTCTTCCCTCACCCATTTCCGAAGGTGATGATTCCATGGCCTGCCAACCCATCACCCCTACCGGTATGCAATTTGATGCCAGTGCCCATGGTTTTGTCACCCCCGGTATGGAACATCCCAATGTGACTGTTGAGCCTTCACCCCCCCATGATGTGGAACATCCTATGATGGATGTGGAATCCCACTGCTCGGGCAATTcagttgatggtgatggtgatcCAACAACGCCTTCTCCTAGGAGAGGCCATATTCGCAGCCGACACACCGTCAACAACTGGACCTGGCAACCCggcatgaagaagagctttaGCATAGGATATCGAGCAGACTGCGAAAAGTGCCGCTTAAAGGTTCCAGGACACTTCAACCACATCATTGTTTCTtag